TGCGTCCGCTCTCCAGACCGAACTGGTCCAGAATGCGGGTGGTGAGGAAGGCCAGAACATCCTCCACGCTCTCAGGGGTGCTGTAAAAACCTGGACTGGCAGGCAGAATCACTGCCCCGGCATCATGGGCTTTCAGCATGTTCTCCAGCATCGGACGGGGATAGGGGGCCTCTCTGGGCACCAGCACCAGAGGCCTTCTTTCCTTGAGGGTCACATGGGCCGCCCGGGCAATCAGGTTGTCTCCCAGACCCAGGGCCACCTTCGCCAGGGTGGAACTGCTGCAGGGCACCACCACCATGCCCAGGGTGCGGTAACTGCCAGAAGCAATGCTGGCCGCCAGATTGCGGTCATCATGCACCTCACTGCCCAGGTCCAGCAGTTCCTGAATGGGGGTTTTGCCCTCGGTTTCCCACACCCGTTTGGCACCCTCCGAGACCACCAGATGGGTGTGCACCCCCAGGTCTTTCAAGGTGCGCAGCAGGTCCAGGGCGTAAGGGGCTCCGCTTCCTCCGGTGACGCCAACAACCAGTTTCATCAGGGTGATTCTGTCACAAAAAAGAGCCGGGGGCCAGGGGCCAGGGACTGAGAGCAAAACAGCAGCCTGGGCTTTCGTCAGAGCAATAGAATGCAGGCACACCATTTTTCTCCAGGGTTTCCAGAATCTCCTGGAGCACAGGACATCTCCACCATGGCACTGTATTTTGACTTGACGGTGTGATTTCAGCATTTACCTTGCTCTCGGCTCTCGGCATCCAGGCTCACCAAAATTTAGTACAACAGAAGCATGAGTCTTATCGAACAGGCCTGGAACGCTTTTGACGCTGGTGATTTCGAACAGGCCAGAACACTTTACGAGCAGCACCTTGATGCCCATCCCACCGACGAGCAGGCCCGTTTTGGTCTGGGTTATGTGTACGTGAACCTCGGGCTCTTTGAGGAGGCAGAAGGGCTTTACCAGGGGCTCTATCAGGAAGCCCTGCAATCCCAGGACCCCAGAGCCCATCAGGCCATGCACCAGATCGGCATGTTGCGGCGTGTTCAGGGAGATTACGCAGGAGCACTTACAGCCTTTGAGCAGGAGAAACCCCTGATTCCAGATGATCCCTTTCCCAGGGCCATCAACACCTATGAACTCGGTATGTGTCACCTGCGGCTCGGCAACACCGAAAAAGCCAGTGTGGAACTGCACACCAGTCTTTTTTACGCCCAGCGCAGCATGGACCCCATTGCCCAGGCCTGTGCCTACCGTGGCATTGGTGAGCTGCATCTGGCCCAGGACAATTACACGGAAGCGCAACCTGCTTTTCTGGAAGCCATCCGCTGTTTTGAGGCTGCAGGGGAGAAACGCGGGGTTGAGGACATCATCGAGTACATCAAGGAGCTTGAAGAGGCTTCCAGAAACAGCAATTGATGCTCAGAGCACTTCATGATTGGGCTGAAAGGTCACTCCAAACAGTTTGGTGATCTGTGACAGATCGGACTCTGGAACCAGGTATTCCCGTGCCACCCACTGCAGCTTTTCATCGAACACCAGATGGTGGATGTCTCCTGTGAGTTTGCGGGCCGCTTCCCTCAACAGGGTGGCATCGTCCACCTCTGAGGGAAGCACCTGAAAAATCACCACACGGTCACAGCAGGCAAACACCTGTTCCTGAATTTGTGGATCTGTGGTGTGGTCCAGCCAGATTTCGGACCAGTGGTCGTAATCGGGATCATCAAGGTCTGCGGGGAGCGCGAAGTTTTCTCCCAGCAGGGCTTTCATGTTCAGGTAGAACTGTCTGGGAGGTAGGGAGGTGATCAGGTCAAGGCCCATTCCCCAGTCTCCCAGAGGCCTTCTGCTGAACACCTCCCAGGCATGCT
This genomic window from Deinococcus cellulosilyticus NBRC 106333 = KACC 11606 contains:
- a CDS encoding UbiX family flavin prenyltransferase, which codes for MKLVVGVTGGSGAPYALDLLRTLKDLGVHTHLVVSEGAKRVWETEGKTPIQELLDLGSEVHDDRNLAASIASGSYRTLGMVVVPCSSSTLAKVALGLGDNLIARAAHVTLKERRPLVLVPREAPYPRPMLENMLKAHDAGAVILPASPGFYSTPESVEDVLAFLTTRILDQFGLESGRMKRWTGQ
- a CDS encoding tetratricopeptide repeat protein; this translates as MSLIEQAWNAFDAGDFEQARTLYEQHLDAHPTDEQARFGLGYVYVNLGLFEEAEGLYQGLYQEALQSQDPRAHQAMHQIGMLRRVQGDYAGALTAFEQEKPLIPDDPFPRAINTYELGMCHLRLGNTEKASVELHTSLFYAQRSMDPIAQACAYRGIGELHLAQDNYTEAQPAFLEAIRCFEAAGEKRGVEDIIEYIKELEEASRNSN